The sequence CACCCGTACGCGAGACAGATTAACCCCCATTGAGGCTGCGGTTTGTCCGCCAGCCAGCAGCGCGTCGAGCGCACGCCAGCGCAGGGCGGTGAGGCCGAATAGCAGCAGAACGCTGAACACCGCAAAAGGTAACGTGTTCCAACGGCGCAAGGCCCAGCCCGCCCCAGCGACCAGAAAAAGAATCGAGCTGGCGGCCCGCTGATCGCCGGAAAACACCAAATAATTTGTCAGCGCGCCGAACAGAAATGAGATCGCCAATCCGCAGATGATGA is a genomic window of Pectobacterium brasiliense containing:
- a CDS encoding iron chelate uptake ABC transporter family permease subunit → MAISFLFGALTNYLVFSGDQRAASSILFLVAGAGWALRRWNTLPFAVFSVLLLFGLTALRWRALDALLAGGQTAASMGVNLSRVRVEIFICCAFATSLLVRADWRDWGLSA